Within the Echinicola sp. 20G genome, the region TTCAATCTGGTACATCCACTTCTTCCCTGGACGCCAACGTGGGAAGTTTGTTGAATTCCTTGGATACAGCTGGGTATTGGTCAAACATAGATTATTCTTCAACTAGCCAAACAGCCTGGCAACCTGCTTACCATTTTAACAGATTGAGTGAGATGGCAAAAGCTTATTCTCGAGAAGGCAGCGCCTATTATGGCGATAGTTTGCTTAAGTCCCGTATCATTAAAGCTTCGGAATACTGGTTGAACCTTAGTCCCCAGCCCAGTAGTACCAATTGGTTTTACAGGACAATTACTATACCCAATGCTGTGGGTAGGATGCTGGTATGCTTCAGAAAGTCTCAAGAGGGAATATCTCCAACATTGGAGAGTGATTTGATCAATGTAATGACCAAAGGCGTTTCGCTTTATAATGCTCCATCGAAAAATGGTTCCAACAGAACTGATGTTGGTCAGCACTATATTATTCGAGGGTGTTTGACGGAGAATCAAACTTTATTGGAAAATGCTGTTGACTTTATTGGAGAATCTATTGTGATAGCAAATGGAGAAGGCATTCAAGCGGATGGTTCTTATGCTGCACATGGTCAGCAACTTTACATTTATGGGTATGGATTGGAGTTTATTCAAGGGATAAGGAATATAGCCATTTACGTTACGGGAACTCAGTATGAGATAGCCCCTGAAAAAATTGCCATTTTCTCCAATTTTGTAAGAAATGGATTTATCAAAACTTCTAGAGGCAAATACGTGGACTTTAATGTCTTTGGAAGAGGGGTTTCTAGGCCAAATACCGGGAGGGCCAATACTTCGCAGGTAAGCAAAGTGAAGCTTTTCGATCTACCTGCTTATACATCTTTTTACGATACTGTGATCAGTAGGATGAATGGAAGTGAAGCTCCATCTTTTGGGGTACAAGCTGAGCATTTTAACTATTGGAATACTGACTATGCAGTTCATCACCGGCCTGGTTATATGTTTGGTCTCAGGACTGTTTCAACACGAACAATGAAATCAGAAATGGGAAATGGAGAGAATTTGAAAGGAACCTATTTGACAGAAGGAGCTACTTATATTGCTGTGAATGGTGATGAGTATTACAATATATTCCCAGCTTGGGAATGGAATAAAATTCCCGGAACAACTGTTCCTGAAATTACCAATTACCCCACTAGATCACCATGGGGCACCAACCCAGGTAAGTCCACCTTTGTGGGAGGAGTTTCTGATGGAAAATATGGCGCAAATGTCTTTGCGATGAATGATTACAGCACCCAAGCCAAAAAGGCATGGTTTTTCTTTGATGATGAGATCGTATGTCTGGGAGCAGGAATCAGCTCTTCAGCAAGTCAAAAGATCAACACTACCATGAACCAATCCTTATTGGATGGAGATGTGGTGGTTTCTGAATCAGGAACAATACAAACTCTATCTGAAGGACTTCATAATTATAGCAGTGGTTTGGATTGGGTATGGCATGATTCGGTAGCATACCTGTTTCCTCAAGGTGGAAATATCCGCTTAAGTAATGATGTTCAGACTGGCAACTCTTATGATATCAACCATAGTTATTATTCTGATAATGATCCGATCAGTAAAGATGTATTTAAGTTGTGGATTGATCACGGCCTGTCGCCATCGAATGATAATTATGAATATATAGTGGTGCCTGGAATGAACAATGCTGATGCTATGTCCAGTTATGATGCCAGCAATATCGTTGTTTTAGCCAATACCGACTCTGTTCAAGTGGTGAAACATGCTGGCTTGGATATCTGGCAGCTCGTCTTTTACAGTGCAGGAGCTTTTGAAGCTGAAGGTGTAAAAGTAAAGGTGGACAAACCTTTGGTTTTGCAACTTAAGGGGGTGTCCTCTGGGGAGGTTGAAGTATTTGCTGCTGAACCAACTCAAAGTTCTGGCATTTCAGCCCGTATTGGTCTTGAGGCAGCTGGGTTTGATGGAATGAAAATGTTGGACCTGCAATTTCCTTCGGGTTTAATGGCGGGAAGTACCGTGTCAGGAACTATCGACAATAGTTCGCCCGATTATGAAGAGATAGAAATCCCCCTTGGGTCAATTGCAATAGCGGATGCTTATGTGAGAGGAGGTAGTTATGATGGGGATAACTTTCCCACGGGAACACTTGTAGTGAAAAAAGGGAATGGGACCTATGATAGAGAATCCTATATTAAGTTTGATATTAGTGATCTTCCCAGCAATACAGATAGTGTCTGGATAAGATTACATGTAAAATACGCCAATACTACAGTAACGGATACCAGTTGGGAGTTTTATTCGGTGGAAGACAGTACGTGGTCAGAAACAGGGATCACCTATTTAAACAAACCGGCTGGAGTTACAAAAATTGGAGAAGTACAGGGAATGCCTGCAGGCAGCTATGTTCAGCTAGATGTTTCAAATGTGGTTTTGGCGGCTAAGTCAGCAGGAAATAGCACTTTTTCAATCAAAATAATCTCTACGGTGCAGGGAGGAGAGACCGATGGCCAATTTGCTTCCAGGGAAGAGCTGGATGTTTATAAAAAGCCTCAGCTGATCATAAAAGAAGCGGAAGAGGTAGTTGTACCAACTGGAATTGAGGCAGTTGCAGATGCCTTTGTGCGCGGAGGGGAATATGAGAACAATAATTATCCAACACAAGACTTATATGTAAAGCATGGTAACGGGGCATATGACCGAGAGTCTTATATGAAGTTTGACCTAAGTGAGTTGCCCAGTGAATTGGATAGCGTACAATTGAGGATGTATGTGACCACAGGAGGGACAGAAGTAACTTCTACCATTTGGGAAGTCTTTTCGGTTTCAGATACTACTTGGACGGAGACAGGTATCACCTACGCGACCAAACCTGTAGCTGGTGTCAAAATTGGGGAGGTTCAGGGCGCTGCAACTGGAAATTATATCCATTTAACCATTACGGATTCATTGCTGCAAGAAATAGCTGAAGGTCATTGGTTGTCTCTAAAAATGACCTCTACAGTTTTAGGAGGTCAAACGGACGGTAGGTTTTCACCTAGAGAGGATGCAAATCCGGAATTTAGACCTCAATTGATTCCATATGGTACGGAACCAGAAGAAGAACCAGAGGAGCCTGAAGTAGTAATTCCTTTGGGTGTAGAAGCAACGGCAGATGCGTTTGTAAGAGGAGGAACTTATGAAAACACCAACTACCCAACCCAAAATTTGTATGTAAAACAGGCCAATGGGGCATACGAGAGGGAGGCATACCTGAAGTTTGACTTAAGTGAATTGCCAAGCATGTTGGATAGTGTCCAGTTGAGAATGTATGTGCAAAGTGCCAATACAGATGTGACCAATACCAATTGGGCGTTCCATGCGGTAAGTGATACTTCTTGGACAGAAACTGGTCTTACTTATG harbors:
- a CDS encoding polysaccharide lyase family 8 super-sandwich domain-containing protein, which codes for MKSKFYLLAISLICWTTMSFGRQQTDFELILDQVFDDFQSGTSTSSLDANVGSLLNSLDTAGYWSNIDYSSTSQTAWQPAYHFNRLSEMAKAYSREGSAYYGDSLLKSRIIKASEYWLNLSPQPSSTNWFYRTITIPNAVGRMLVCFRKSQEGISPTLESDLINVMTKGVSLYNAPSKNGSNRTDVGQHYIIRGCLTENQTLLENAVDFIGESIVIANGEGIQADGSYAAHGQQLYIYGYGLEFIQGIRNIAIYVTGTQYEIAPEKIAIFSNFVRNGFIKTSRGKYVDFNVFGRGVSRPNTGRANTSQVSKVKLFDLPAYTSFYDTVISRMNGSEAPSFGVQAEHFNYWNTDYAVHHRPGYMFGLRTVSTRTMKSEMGNGENLKGTYLTEGATYIAVNGDEYYNIFPAWEWNKIPGTTVPEITNYPTRSPWGTNPGKSTFVGGVSDGKYGANVFAMNDYSTQAKKAWFFFDDEIVCLGAGISSSASQKINTTMNQSLLDGDVVVSESGTIQTLSEGLHNYSSGLDWVWHDSVAYLFPQGGNIRLSNDVQTGNSYDINHSYYSDNDPISKDVFKLWIDHGLSPSNDNYEYIVVPGMNNADAMSSYDASNIVVLANTDSVQVVKHAGLDIWQLVFYSAGAFEAEGVKVKVDKPLVLQLKGVSSGEVEVFAAEPTQSSGISARIGLEAAGFDGMKMLDLQFPSGLMAGSTVSGTIDNSSPDYEEIEIPLGSIAIADAYVRGGSYDGDNFPTGTLVVKKGNGTYDRESYIKFDISDLPSNTDSVWIRLHVKYANTTVTDTSWEFYSVEDSTWSETGITYLNKPAGVTKIGEVQGMPAGSYVQLDVSNVVLAAKSAGNSTFSIKIISTVQGGETDGQFASREELDVYKKPQLIIKEAEEVVVPTGIEAVADAFVRGGEYENNNYPTQDLYVKHGNGAYDRESYMKFDLSELPSELDSVQLRMYVTTGGTEVTSTIWEVFSVSDTTWTETGITYATKPVAGVKIGEVQGAATGNYIHLTITDSLLQEIAEGHWLSLKMTSTVLGGQTDGRFSPREDANPEFRPQLIPYGTEPEEEPEEPEVVIPLGVEATADAFVRGGTYENTNYPTQNLYVKQANGAYEREAYLKFDLSELPSMLDSVQLRMYVQSANTDVTNTNWAFHAVSDTSWTETGLTYASKPNGNVLLGEVPGVGGGNYVYLTISDSLLQEVAVGSWLSVKVTSTAFGGDIDGRFAPREHETAEFRPQLIPFVSEVESEVATPSEESPTAKSPKGLEGKDLPNNKVLLYPNPLAGMATIKTDLPFHSLIIRDHRGEVMMEETGLNTNTYEINLSGFKNGMYYLMIIGEDFVETKKAIKRH